The Devosia sp. MC521 genome has a segment encoding these proteins:
- a CDS encoding LacI family DNA-binding transcriptional regulator, with product MLQLAISDVLATMELRKKIGIRDVAKAAGVSVATVSRVLAKADYPVTEETRKRVTDVATAMGYVPNLLAKTFATSRTDTIGVAMPVLNAYYAKMLAGIEGAATEAGLSILLTIVGASDERRESAIDQFVARQLDGVIICSGAKDGPLRRAPEQMGVPAVIIGQQPSEGYVTVTVDNRRASYEATDHLVSRGNRTIVFLTSNSDWPDFRDRLYGFQQRLAEEDRVTGQVIEGVYDEAQAYRAVTKLVAEKTTATAILAATDRQALGAMAALADAGLRVPSDMAVVGFDNYHTSEFVRPSLTSVDMPADAMGAKAVELVCMAKTSGAEKMASVVLEPRLFIRQSSGSFDNAALLAQSVKSLPSA from the coding sequence TTGCTTCAACTCGCTATCTCTGATGTTCTGGCGACCATGGAACTGCGCAAAAAAATCGGTATTCGAGACGTGGCAAAAGCCGCGGGTGTCTCTGTGGCAACGGTTTCCCGCGTCTTGGCCAAGGCCGATTACCCCGTCACGGAAGAAACCCGAAAACGGGTTACCGACGTCGCGACAGCCATGGGTTATGTTCCAAACCTTCTCGCCAAGACCTTTGCGACCTCGCGCACCGATACCATTGGCGTCGCCATGCCTGTGCTCAATGCCTATTACGCCAAAATGCTGGCGGGCATCGAAGGCGCGGCCACCGAGGCGGGCCTCTCCATTCTCCTGACCATTGTCGGAGCCAGCGATGAGCGGCGCGAGTCCGCGATCGATCAGTTCGTGGCGCGCCAGTTGGATGGCGTGATCATCTGCTCCGGTGCCAAGGACGGCCCCCTCCGTCGCGCCCCCGAACAAATGGGCGTGCCCGCCGTGATCATCGGCCAGCAACCCTCCGAGGGTTATGTCACCGTCACGGTCGACAATCGCCGCGCCAGCTATGAGGCGACCGATCACCTCGTCTCGCGGGGCAATCGCACCATTGTTTTCCTCACCAGCAATAGCGATTGGCCAGACTTCCGCGACCGCCTTTATGGGTTTCAACAGCGCCTAGCTGAGGAAGACCGTGTCACAGGGCAGGTTATTGAGGGCGTCTATGATGAGGCCCAAGCCTATCGCGCTGTGACCAAGCTTGTGGCCGAGAAAACCACAGCAACGGCCATTCTCGCCGCCACCGATCGCCAAGCGCTGGGGGCTATGGCCGCTTTGGCCGACGCGGGCTTGCGCGTGCCCAGCGACATGGCGGTGGTTGGCTTTGACAATTACCACACCTCCGAATTCGTCCGCCCTTCCTTGACCTCCGTCGACATGCCTGCCGATGCTATGGGCGCAAAGGCGGTAGAACTTGTATGCATGGCAAAAACGTCGGGCGCTGAAAAAATGGCGAGTGTAGTGCTGGAGCCCCGGCTTTTTATCCGTCAATCCTCGGGCAGCTTTGATAACGCAGCCCTGTTGGCGCAGTCTGTTAAAAGCCTCCCCTCGGCTTGA
- a CDS encoding energy-coupling factor transporter transmembrane protein EcfT, whose translation MSVGVYVHQQSPLHALPPGVKLLALALVSTALVLTPNIWLQLAAVVTALLLFRLAKLDLNLAWQQIRPVLPIILILLAVQWFTVEPVSALSVALRLSALVLLAALVSITTKVSAMIEAISWAVRPLAYLGISPTKIGLTISLALRFIPLIAEQLEEVREAQRARGLERNVLALVVPLLVRTLKMATEIGDAIEARSFDPDDAKSPKDLFSRLRPPPKP comes from the coding sequence GTGAGCGTTGGCGTCTACGTCCATCAGCAATCCCCACTTCATGCGCTCCCGCCCGGCGTAAAGCTCCTCGCGCTGGCCCTTGTCAGCACCGCTTTGGTGCTCACGCCCAACATCTGGCTACAGCTCGCGGCTGTGGTCACAGCGCTGCTTCTGTTCCGCCTCGCCAAGCTTGATTTGAACCTGGCGTGGCAGCAAATCCGTCCTGTCCTGCCGATCATTCTTATACTGCTCGCCGTCCAATGGTTCACCGTCGAGCCGGTGTCGGCGCTCTCGGTCGCCTTGCGCTTGTCGGCGCTTGTTTTGCTCGCCGCTTTGGTGTCCATCACCACCAAGGTCAGCGCCATGATCGAGGCCATCAGCTGGGCCGTGCGCCCGCTCGCCTATCTGGGCATTAGCCCCACCAAAATTGGCCTCACCATTTCGCTGGCCCTGCGATTCATTCCCCTGATTGCCGAACAACTCGAAGAGGTGCGCGAAGCCCAACGCGCCCGTGGCCTAGAGCGCAATGTGCTTGCACTTGTGGTGCCGCTTCTGGTTCGGACCCTAAAAATGGCAACCGAGATCGGTGACGCCATTGAAGCCCGGTCATTTGATCCGGACGATGCCAAGAGCCCGAAAGATCTGTTTTCGCGCCTGCGGCCCCCTCCCAAGCCATAG
- a CDS encoding energy-coupling factor ABC transporter ATP-binding protein, giving the protein MIELRSVSHRFGDVAVLSDVNLTLSEKRIAIVGSNGSGKSTFSRLLNGLVIPTGGTVSLDGLSTAKDSKAIRRRVGFVFQNPDNQIVFPMVEEDLAFGLKNLKLPKNEVTARVDAALDRYGLGELRNRSAHLLSGGQKQMLAIASVLIMEPEIIVFDEPTTALDLRNKRLISRFIAELPQQTIVVSHDLDLLADFDRMIAFEAGRVVLDGPPREIIPRYEEMMA; this is encoded by the coding sequence TTGATCGAATTGCGCTCGGTCTCACACCGCTTTGGCGACGTCGCCGTGCTGTCGGATGTGAACCTTACTCTATCGGAAAAGCGCATCGCCATCGTTGGCAGCAACGGGTCGGGCAAAAGCACCTTCTCGCGTCTGCTCAATGGCCTCGTTATCCCCACTGGCGGCACTGTCTCACTCGATGGTCTATCGACGGCCAAAGACAGCAAAGCCATTCGCCGCCGCGTCGGCTTCGTCTTCCAAAATCCCGACAATCAGATTGTCTTCCCCATGGTGGAGGAAGATCTCGCCTTCGGCTTGAAAAACCTCAAGCTGCCCAAGAATGAGGTCACAGCGCGCGTCGATGCTGCGCTCGATCGATACGGCTTGGGCGAACTGCGCAATCGCTCAGCGCATTTGCTCAGTGGCGGACAAAAGCAAATGCTGGCCATTGCCTCCGTGCTGATCATGGAGCCCGAGATCATCGTCTTTGACGAGCCGACAACCGCGCTCGATCTGCGCAACAAACGCCTCATCTCGCGTTTCATCGCCGAGCTGCCCCAGCAAACCATCGTCGTCTCGCATGACCTCGATCTCCTCGCCGATTTTGATCGCATGATCGCCTTTGAAGCGGGCAGGGTGGTACTTGACGGTCCCCCGCGTGAGATCATCCCGCGCTATGAGGAGATGATGGCGTGA
- a CDS encoding transporter substrate-binding domain-containing protein: protein MKKSLFTVVAASAFAFASGAMAQQITIATDATFPPFESIDSTGALVGFDIDLMEAICEAAALDCNIINAAWDGMFPGLLAGKYDALISSLTVTDERRKTFAFSDIYSRPTFRFVAKEGAGLDISDAGLAGKTVAVQTGTPMDAFVSKTFPSANIVRYDGGSAPYLELTAGRADLHMSYEAQIIASFLKDESGAGFELVGPSYTGADAPEFGEGVAIALAPDNTELLAKINEGLAKVVADGTLAAIETKYLTVE from the coding sequence ATGAAGAAGTCCCTCTTTACCGTTGTCGCTGCAAGCGCGTTCGCCTTTGCCAGCGGTGCTATGGCCCAGCAGATCACCATTGCCACCGATGCGACCTTCCCACCCTTTGAATCGATCGACTCGACCGGTGCGCTGGTCGGTTTCGACATCGATCTGATGGAAGCGATTTGTGAAGCTGCAGCGCTTGATTGCAACATCATCAATGCCGCTTGGGATGGCATGTTCCCAGGTCTTCTGGCTGGCAAGTATGACGCGCTGATCTCCTCGCTCACCGTCACCGACGAACGCCGCAAGACCTTCGCTTTCTCCGATATTTATTCCCGCCCAACCTTCCGCTTTGTCGCGAAAGAGGGTGCAGGCCTCGACATTTCCGATGCAGGCCTTGCAGGCAAGACCGTTGCGGTTCAGACCGGCACTCCAATGGATGCCTTCGTCTCCAAGACTTTCCCGTCGGCGAACATCGTTCGCTATGACGGCGGCTCGGCCCCTTACCTCGAACTCACCGCTGGTCGTGCAGACCTGCATATGAGCTACGAAGCCCAGATCATCGCCTCCTTCCTCAAGGACGAAAGCGGCGCAGGTTTTGAGCTGGTCGGCCCATCCTACACCGGTGCCGATGCCCCTGAGTTCGGCGAAGGCGTTGCTATTGCGCTGGCACCAGACAACACCGAGCTTCTCGCCAAGATCAATGAAGGTCTGGCCAAGGTCGTTGCCGATGGCACGCTCGCTGCCATCGAAACCAAGTACCTCACGGTAGAGTAA
- a CDS encoding ABC transporter permease subunit (The N-terminal region of this protein, as described by TIGR01726, is a three transmembrane segment that identifies a subfamily of ABC transporter permease subunits, which specificities that include histidine, arginine, glutamine, glutamate, L-cystine (sic), the opines (in Agrobacterium) octopine and nopaline, etc.) — protein MIQDYIVTVLAAGLVTIQVALVALVISVVLGMSFALCKLSSNAALRGAAEVYTTIVRGIPDLVLMLLIYYSLPALLMMIAKSLGIRTYIEFDSFVAGAVTLGVVSGAYMTETFRGAILNIPEGQIEAGRAFGMGPFKIWRSIVLPQMVRLAIPGFTNNWLVLFKATALISLIGLQDIMFRVKGAAEATRQPFTFYLVACVFYLTVAALSLLVLRYVAKRADIGQKRA, from the coding sequence GTGATCCAGGACTACATTGTCACTGTACTGGCAGCAGGCCTCGTCACCATTCAGGTGGCGTTGGTTGCGCTTGTCATCTCTGTAGTCCTGGGCATGAGCTTTGCGCTGTGCAAGCTCTCCTCCAACGCGGCTCTGCGAGGCGCGGCGGAAGTTTACACCACCATCGTGCGCGGCATCCCAGACCTCGTTCTGATGCTGCTCATCTACTACAGCCTGCCCGCGCTCCTGATGATGATCGCCAAGAGCCTTGGCATTCGCACCTATATTGAGTTCGACTCTTTTGTGGCCGGTGCCGTCACGCTCGGCGTGGTCTCCGGTGCTTACATGACCGAAACCTTCCGCGGGGCCATTCTGAACATCCCAGAAGGCCAGATCGAGGCCGGGCGTGCCTTTGGCATGGGGCCGTTCAAAATCTGGCGTTCAATTGTTCTGCCGCAGATGGTGCGCCTCGCCATTCCGGGCTTCACCAATAATTGGCTCGTCCTTTTCAAGGCAACGGCTCTGATCTCGCTGATCGGCCTGCAGGACATCATGTTCCGCGTCAAAGGCGCGGCTGAAGCGACCCGCCAGCCCTTCACCTTCTATCTTGTCGCCTGCGTTTTCTATCTCACGGTCGCAGCGCTATCCCTTCTGGTGCTCCGCTACGTTGCCAAGCGTGCCGACATTGGTCAGAAGCGAGCATAA
- a CDS encoding MFS transporter produces the protein MISLRAQITAVFALHALGNATLHTRIPDIQLANGMGDAALGLVLMGAPLGSMLAFPILSRSIERFGTKAVTLLGFFLCLAAIPPMAVIPGVIPLFILMAVHGFGSAMSAMAMNVEADRVEAQMGRRIMNSCHGAWSIAYVGASAVGGVIRGADISALVHLGSIIPLALIAIFVLEAKSEPAPPRAYAPTAQKKRFAMPSLVLLALVAVGLGAELIEGSARVWSTILMRDTFEIAAIFESAALPAMVGTMALGRLIADRYIDKFGPVPVARTLLTVAIIGLTVVSLAPHPGLVLAGFAILGAGICVIYPLSISAAARLGNAPASQNVATLSVIIQVVMLVAPMLTGLLAEYLGVRMAFAALLIPLALGWLTAGSLEDKSDKQAVASAA, from the coding sequence ATGATAAGCCTACGAGCCCAGATTACGGCGGTTTTCGCCCTACATGCCCTTGGCAATGCCACGCTCCATACGCGCATCCCCGACATACAGCTGGCCAATGGCATGGGCGACGCGGCACTCGGGCTGGTTTTGATGGGCGCGCCGTTGGGCTCGATGCTGGCCTTTCCAATACTCAGCCGCTCCATTGAGCGCTTCGGCACCAAAGCTGTGACCCTGCTTGGGTTCTTCCTGTGCCTAGCCGCGATTCCGCCTATGGCGGTGATCCCCGGTGTGATCCCGCTCTTTATCCTGATGGCGGTGCATGGCTTTGGTTCGGCAATGTCAGCAATGGCCATGAATGTCGAAGCGGACCGTGTTGAGGCGCAGATGGGCCGCCGCATCATGAACAGCTGCCACGGTGCGTGGAGCATCGCCTATGTCGGGGCCTCAGCCGTGGGTGGCGTGATCCGGGGCGCGGACATCAGTGCCCTTGTGCATTTGGGCAGCATTATTCCCTTAGCGCTGATTGCAATATTTGTTCTCGAAGCAAAGTCTGAACCCGCGCCGCCGCGCGCCTATGCGCCGACCGCACAGAAAAAGCGGTTTGCCATGCCGAGCTTAGTGCTGTTGGCATTGGTTGCTGTCGGCCTTGGAGCAGAACTGATCGAGGGGTCTGCCCGGGTATGGTCGACCATTTTGATGCGCGACACCTTCGAGATCGCTGCCATTTTTGAATCAGCCGCGCTCCCGGCCATGGTTGGAACGATGGCCTTGGGCCGGCTCATCGCTGACCGATATATCGATAAGTTTGGACCAGTTCCGGTCGCTCGCACCTTGCTCACCGTCGCCATTATTGGGCTCACAGTGGTCAGTCTTGCGCCGCACCCGGGATTGGTGCTTGCGGGCTTTGCGATTTTGGGCGCGGGGATTTGTGTCATCTACCCGCTATCCATTTCGGCTGCAGCGCGATTGGGCAATGCCCCTGCGTCGCAAAACGTGGCGACGCTGAGTGTCATCATCCAAGTGGTCATGTTGGTGGCCCCAATGCTCACAGGGCTATTGGCTGAATATCTGGGCGTACGCATGGCATTTGCGGCCTTGCTGATCCCGCTTGCCCTTGGCTGGCTCACGGCCGGATCGTTGGAGGATAAAAGCGACAAACAGGCCGTGGCCTCAGCAGCCTAG
- a CDS encoding ABC transporter permease subunit (The N-terminal region of this protein, as described by TIGR01726, is a three transmembrane segment that identifies a subfamily of ABC transporter permease subunits, which specificities that include histidine, arginine, glutamine, glutamate, L-cystine (sic), the opines (in Agrobacterium) octopine and nopaline, etc.): protein MNFQLIWDNLGFFAQGAQLTIFLTIASLALAFVASVPLALARNSANRYVSGAVAGYTLLFRGTPLLVQLFLIYYGLAQFDLVRESVLWPWLSSPLICVILAFVLNTTAYTTEIFAGSLRHIPVGEIEAAKSFGMRPLAMTRHILLPAMLTRSLQLYGNETILMMHATSLASTVTLLELTGVARNISLNRYVMLEPYVAIGVIYLVLSLVLVGIFRFAERRWASYLRRDQQSAR, encoded by the coding sequence ATGAATTTTCAGCTCATCTGGGACAATCTCGGCTTCTTCGCGCAGGGTGCGCAGCTCACGATTTTCCTCACCATTGCGTCACTGGCTTTGGCATTCGTCGCCTCAGTGCCGCTCGCCTTAGCGCGCAATTCCGCCAATCGATATGTTTCGGGCGCCGTTGCGGGCTACACGCTGCTTTTCCGTGGCACCCCGCTCTTGGTGCAGCTGTTCCTGATTTATTATGGGCTGGCCCAGTTCGATCTGGTGCGCGAGAGCGTCCTCTGGCCGTGGCTGTCCAGCCCGCTGATCTGCGTGATCCTCGCCTTCGTGCTGAACACGACCGCGTATACCACCGAGATTTTCGCAGGCAGCCTGCGCCACATTCCGGTTGGTGAAATTGAAGCCGCAAAATCTTTCGGCATGCGCCCGCTCGCCATGACGCGACACATTTTGCTGCCGGCCATGCTGACACGTTCGCTGCAGCTCTATGGCAATGAAACCATTTTGATGATGCATGCGACCTCGCTCGCATCCACGGTTACTCTGCTCGAGTTGACCGGTGTAGCGCGCAATATCTCGCTCAACCGCTACGTTATGCTTGAGCCCTATGTCGCCATCGGCGTCATTTACCTCGTCCTGTCCCTCGTGCTCGTTGGCATCTTCCGCTTCGCCGAACGACGTTGGGCCAGCTATCTCCGTCGCGATCAACAGTCGGCGCGCTAA
- a CDS encoding biotin transporter BioY, which produces MNTRDLAYIALFAAIVAALGIIPPIALPIGVPITAQAMGAMLAGSILGAKRGALSLVLFTVLVCIGLPLLSGGRGGLGVLASPTGGFFLSWIPVAFLIGFLTERAWGKLNFLNLFVFCVLGGVVLSYAIGTPWMAAVAGIGLDKALMAMAIYVPGDLLKAGVAAAVALTAKQSYPLITAR; this is translated from the coding sequence ATGAACACTCGAGATCTCGCCTATATTGCCCTCTTTGCCGCAATCGTTGCTGCCCTTGGCATCATTCCGCCCATTGCTTTGCCCATCGGCGTGCCGATCACGGCGCAGGCCATGGGTGCGATGCTGGCGGGCTCTATTCTGGGCGCCAAGCGGGGCGCGCTGTCGCTGGTGCTGTTCACAGTTCTGGTCTGTATCGGCCTGCCACTGCTTTCGGGCGGTCGCGGTGGCTTGGGCGTCTTGGCCAGCCCAACGGGTGGGTTCTTCCTCAGCTGGATCCCGGTCGCCTTCCTCATTGGCTTCCTCACCGAACGCGCTTGGGGCAAGCTCAATTTCCTCAACTTATTCGTGTTCTGCGTGCTCGGCGGCGTTGTCCTTAGCTATGCCATTGGCACCCCGTGGATGGCCGCAGTGGCTGGCATTGGCCTCGATAAGGCGCTGATGGCGATGGCAATTTACGTGCCCGGCGATTTGCTCAAAGCCGGTGTTGCCGCCGCCGTTGCGCTCACCGCCAAGCAGTCCTACCCGCTTATTACCGCTCGCTAA